The following are from one region of the Paenalkalicoccus suaedae genome:
- a CDS encoding DnaD domain-containing protein yields the protein MAKFRKVHTDFWNDVRVVEEMTPEDKYFFLYLLTNPKTTQIGIYQITKKQIAFDTGYSMESVNALLDRFTRHHNLVIYNEETRELAIKNWGKYNLDRGGKPVIDCVNSELKEVKDKSLIPIIAENVERRDIKALYDTYHESSTSRTTIRGQEEEKEEEKEEEKEEEKEEEKEAVSSIVNFWDDNDFGYNNVHGKNQLLSWLDDSRFKNPSEMILEAMKIACSNNKRYLKYVEGILKNWNNESLLTLEEVKANDRKGAHHGQPKPSYAGYDFDAAQTDDLPF from the coding sequence ATGGCGAAATTTAGAAAGGTACACACCGACTTTTGGAACGATGTCCGAGTCGTAGAGGAGATGACACCCGAGGATAAATACTTCTTTCTTTATCTGCTGACGAATCCGAAAACAACGCAGATTGGTATTTATCAGATCACAAAGAAGCAAATAGCCTTTGACACTGGATATTCAATGGAGAGTGTCAATGCCCTTTTAGATCGTTTTACTCGCCACCATAATTTAGTGATTTATAACGAGGAAACGAGAGAGCTTGCTATCAAAAATTGGGGCAAATACAACCTTGATCGTGGAGGTAAGCCAGTAATCGACTGTGTGAACTCGGAATTGAAAGAGGTCAAGGACAAATCTCTCATTCCGATCATCGCAGAAAACGTAGAACGCAGAGATATCAAGGCTTTGTACGATACGTACCACGAGTCGTCCACGAGTCGTACCACGATAAGGGGACAAGAAGAAGAAAAAGAAGAAGAAAAAGAAGAAGAAAAAGAAGAAGAAAAAGAAGAAGAAAAAGAGGCAGTGTCGAGCATCGTAAATTTTTGGGATGATAACGACTTTGGATACAACAACGTACATGGAAAAAACCAGTTGTTGTCGTGGTTGGATGACTCTAGATTTAAGAATCCATCTGAAATGATTCTTGAAGCCATGAAAATAGCATGCTCGAATAACAAACGTTACTTGAAATACGTCGAGGGCATCCTCAAGAACTGGAACAACGAATCCTTGCTAACTCTCGAAGAGGTCAAGGCGAATGACAGGAAGGGGGCACATCATGGACAGCCTAAGCCAAGTTACGCAGGATATGACTTTGATGCAGCGCAAACAGATGACCTCCCTTTCTGA
- a CDS encoding YopX family protein, whose protein sequence is MREHKYRFWKDNTKEMLDLKQVLRYLVDIVTVFEGKYDNFKPLQYTGLKDKNGVEIYEADVVTFNDFDSLRTGGLTSDCIITGKVVFAYGMWIVKSNDNEHDLYQALINDEEFEVIGNIYENPELLLLEQSNG, encoded by the coding sequence ATGAGAGAGCATAAATATCGCTTTTGGAAAGATAACACAAAAGAAATGCTAGATCTAAAACAAGTATTAAGATATTTGGTCGATATCGTGACAGTTTTTGAAGGTAAGTATGACAACTTTAAACCATTACAATACACAGGATTAAAAGACAAGAACGGCGTGGAGATTTACGAGGCAGATGTTGTAACATTCAACGACTTTGATTCATTGCGAACAGGAGGTCTAACAAGCGACTGCATTATTACAGGAAAAGTCGTATTTGCATACGGTATGTGGATCGTAAAAAGCAATGATAATGAACACGATTTGTACCAAGCTCTAATTAATGACGAGGAGTTTGAAGTCATCGGAAACATCTACGAGAATCCAGAACTACTATTACTGGAACAGTCCAATGGCTAA
- a CDS encoding MBL fold metallo-hydrolase — MMIIKTLATGSTGNCYYISDGITSILIEAGIPFKKIQRKLDFETSSLAGCLISHEHLDHCKAIEDVAKAGIDIYLSLGTKEALGATGHRLKTIEAKQPFTLGTLTIMPFEVEHDVSEPLGFLIASKNGDKLLFASDTYFVRYRFKGLTHIMVECNYSEDILDRNISTGRTHKAQKKRLLRSHFSLDNVKEFLLANDLSKVQEIWLLHLSDSNSDEERFKREVQEVTGKVVYVP, encoded by the coding sequence ATCATGATCATCAAGACATTAGCGACAGGATCAACAGGTAACTGCTATTACATCAGTGATGGCATTACCTCCATCCTGATCGAGGCAGGCATTCCGTTTAAGAAGATACAGCGCAAGCTAGATTTTGAGACTAGCAGTCTTGCAGGCTGCTTAATCTCACACGAGCATTTAGATCACTGTAAGGCGATTGAAGACGTCGCCAAGGCAGGCATCGACATTTACCTATCCCTTGGCACCAAAGAAGCGTTAGGAGCTACTGGACACCGCCTGAAAACGATCGAAGCAAAGCAACCCTTTACCCTTGGCACACTTACGATCATGCCATTCGAGGTCGAACACGACGTATCGGAGCCACTAGGCTTCTTGATCGCATCGAAGAATGGTGACAAGCTGCTGTTTGCATCTGACACGTACTTTGTTCGATACAGATTTAAAGGCTTAACACACATCATGGTGGAGTGTAATTACTCGGAGGACATCTTAGATCGAAACATCTCAACTGGACGTACGCACAAGGCACAGAAAAAGCGCTTGCTACGCTCACACTTTAGCTTAGACAACGTGAAGGAGTTTTTACTCGCCAACGATTTATCGAAGGTACAGGAGATATGGCTCCTACACCTAAGTGACAGCAACAGCGACGAGGAACGCTTTAAACGTGAGGTGCAAGAGGTCACTGGCAAGGTGGTGTACGTACCTTGA
- a CDS encoding AAA family ATPase, with protein sequence MKKIKLITMKLRNFKGIKLFELHADGDNARIFGDNATGKTTLFDAAMWLLLDKDANNRADFQIKTVDADGNVIHGLEHEVLASFTVDNKPLTLQKIYKEKWTKKRGAATSEFTGHTTDYLVNEVPVKKGDYQSKVAELIDEETFKLLTNPAYFNEHLKREQRRDILLEVCGDVSNEDVLNSNDKLKKLSGRLAEHTIDEIKAIVKSKKKKINDELEAIPVRIDEIDRTLPDIAGLKREKIKDDIDVVDAKIEALDDEVTQVRNGNAIASYQNEITELKGQLTNLKYEHGDKERAATSDLKKELNDKKDRLSDLQAQHSRLVREMESLGNDRNWSNQELQKLRNKFSEINSQEYKEEFHHTGEDTCPTCAQALPADQVKEAHEKAKEDYNKRKQAFNASKSQQLEDINARGKRLKVDYQTLEQRYKDADDAAKEVEQKIGEVANDVDELKAQLKDKESNLTPFEETEAYKEKMTEINETEFTLNMNKEKANEQIVKLKENRQELITKRDALREQLDMLDQHERAQERRDELADRERTLASEYEKLEQEVYLADEFIKAKVALLEDKINSKFKMANFKLFETQINEGVKETCETTYNGVPYSKGLNNAARINVGLDIIDTLAEHYQVSAPIFVDNAEAVTKLIDIDAQLISLVVSEQDKELRVETPIKQEAV encoded by the coding sequence ATGAAGAAAATCAAATTAATCACAATGAAACTACGCAACTTTAAGGGCATTAAGCTCTTTGAACTACACGCCGACGGCGACAATGCTCGTATCTTTGGTGACAATGCGACAGGGAAGACAACACTCTTTGATGCAGCTATGTGGCTCCTGCTTGATAAGGACGCCAACAACCGCGCAGACTTCCAAATCAAGACGGTCGATGCCGACGGTAATGTGATCCACGGCTTGGAGCATGAGGTACTCGCATCATTTACCGTCGACAACAAGCCTCTTACACTCCAAAAAATCTATAAGGAAAAGTGGACGAAGAAGCGCGGCGCCGCAACATCCGAATTTACTGGACACACGACAGACTATCTCGTTAATGAAGTACCAGTCAAAAAAGGAGACTATCAATCCAAAGTGGCTGAGCTTATCGATGAGGAAACATTTAAGCTCCTGACCAATCCAGCCTACTTTAACGAACACCTTAAGCGTGAGCAACGCCGTGACATCCTCCTAGAGGTGTGTGGTGACGTATCGAATGAAGACGTACTAAACAGCAATGACAAGCTAAAAAAGCTGTCAGGACGCCTAGCAGAGCACACAATCGACGAGATCAAAGCGATCGTCAAGAGCAAGAAAAAGAAGATCAACGACGAGCTTGAGGCGATCCCGGTACGTATTGACGAAATCGATCGCACCTTGCCTGACATCGCAGGTCTTAAGCGAGAAAAGATCAAGGATGATATTGACGTTGTAGATGCCAAGATCGAGGCGCTAGATGATGAGGTCACACAGGTTCGAAACGGTAACGCAATTGCAAGCTATCAAAACGAGATCACGGAGTTGAAAGGCCAACTAACAAATTTAAAGTATGAGCACGGAGACAAAGAGCGTGCTGCTACATCGGATTTAAAGAAAGAGCTTAACGACAAAAAGGACAGGCTGTCTGATCTCCAAGCGCAACATAGTCGTTTAGTTCGCGAAATGGAATCGCTCGGAAATGATCGTAATTGGTCAAATCAAGAGCTCCAAAAGCTTCGTAACAAGTTTAGTGAGATCAACTCACAAGAGTATAAAGAAGAGTTTCATCATACTGGCGAGGATACATGTCCAACATGTGCGCAAGCATTGCCGGCCGACCAAGTCAAAGAAGCTCACGAGAAGGCAAAAGAAGACTACAACAAGCGAAAGCAAGCCTTTAACGCTAGTAAGTCTCAGCAACTTGAGGACATCAATGCACGAGGCAAAAGACTAAAAGTAGATTACCAAACACTTGAGCAACGTTACAAGGATGCGGACGATGCCGCCAAAGAAGTCGAGCAAAAGATCGGCGAGGTAGCAAACGATGTTGACGAGCTAAAGGCGCAACTTAAAGACAAGGAATCAAACCTCACGCCGTTTGAAGAAACGGAAGCATACAAGGAAAAGATGACCGAAATCAACGAGACGGAATTTACGTTAAACATGAACAAAGAGAAAGCAAATGAACAGATCGTAAAGCTTAAAGAGAATCGCCAGGAGCTTATCACAAAGCGTGACGCATTACGTGAGCAACTAGATATGTTAGATCAGCATGAGCGCGCACAGGAACGCCGTGACGAGCTTGCAGACCGTGAACGAACACTAGCATCCGAATACGAAAAACTAGAGCAAGAGGTGTATCTAGCGGACGAGTTTATCAAGGCAAAGGTTGCGCTCCTAGAGGATAAGATCAACAGCAAGTTTAAGATGGCGAACTTTAAGCTCTTCGAAACGCAGATTAATGAGGGAGTCAAAGAAACGTGTGAGACAACGTACAATGGCGTCCCTTACAGCAAGGGCTTAAACAATGCAGCACGAATCAACGTGGGCCTAGACATCATCGACACACTAGCCGAGCACTACCAAGTGTCTGCACCAATCTTTGTTGATAACGCGGAGGCAGTTACAAAGCTAATCGACATCGATGCACAACTCATTAGCCTAGTCGTGTCCGAGCAAGACAAAGAGCTACGAGTAGAAACACCAATCAAACAGGAGGCGGTATAG
- a CDS encoding helix-turn-helix domain-containing protein: protein MELDFGKVMRQARERAGFSQERMAHDMYTSISAVSKMETGKQRIELSMFTNWMRHTNAQDLMIAAMVGMDVTTIQPVLEALTRIVGGFICVL, encoded by the coding sequence ATGGAACTAGATTTTGGCAAGGTGATGAGACAAGCGAGGGAGCGTGCCGGATTTTCGCAGGAACGAATGGCACACGATATGTATACCTCAATATCCGCAGTCAGCAAGATGGAGACAGGCAAGCAACGAATCGAATTGAGCATGTTTACAAACTGGATGCGTCACACAAACGCACAGGACTTAATGATAGCCGCGATGGTAGGCATGGATGTAACAACGATCCAACCGGTACTTGAGGCACTAACACGAATTGTAGGAGGGTTTATATGCGTCTTGTAA
- a CDS encoding phage antirepressor, whose protein sequence is MSDLITFQFSGIDFKAYTENGDIFFLLSEVCEILEVNHRVVKQRISDDVCSTYPIIDRLGREQYVTTINEDGLYDVILDSRKPIAKQFRKWITSEVIPSIRKHGGYLTPQTIEDALLNPDTLINLATQLKTERAEKEQLLKKQKKDEPFTNFGKAVSNTDAAINLGAYAKLIYDKHGVNIGRNKLIAWMRDKGYLIKSGREKNNAKQQYIEQGLFKLSPSLIQRTQGDYERMTTLITGKGQVKFLPILLKEFKQEVR, encoded by the coding sequence ATGTCTGATCTAATTACATTTCAGTTTTCAGGTATTGATTTTAAAGCTTACACAGAAAATGGTGATATTTTCTTCTTATTATCTGAGGTTTGCGAAATCTTAGAAGTAAATCACAGAGTCGTAAAGCAAAGGATTTCCGATGACGTATGTTCAACATACCCCATCATCGATCGACTAGGAAGAGAGCAGTACGTTACTACTATTAATGAAGATGGTTTGTATGATGTCATTTTGGATTCTCGCAAGCCAATAGCAAAACAATTTCGAAAGTGGATCACATCGGAAGTCATTCCTTCTATTAGAAAGCACGGAGGTTATCTAACTCCACAAACAATAGAAGATGCCTTGTTGAATCCAGATACCTTGATCAATCTTGCTACTCAGCTAAAGACAGAACGAGCAGAAAAAGAGCAGTTATTAAAGAAACAGAAGAAAGACGAACCATTTACTAACTTTGGTAAAGCAGTATCCAACACAGACGCAGCTATCAATCTAGGAGCCTACGCAAAGCTCATTTATGACAAACACGGTGTCAATATCGGTCGCAATAAGTTGATAGCGTGGATGCGAGATAAAGGATACCTCATCAAATCGGGTCGAGAGAAGAACAACGCAAAGCAACAATATATCGAACAAGGCTTATTCAAACTTTCTCCCTCACTGATTCAACGCACTCAAGGTGATTACGAAAGAATGACCACACTGATCACCGGTAAGGGACAAGTTAAGTTTCTTCCTATCTTGTTGAAAGAGTTTAAGCAGGAGGTGCGTTAA
- a CDS encoding helix-turn-helix domain-containing protein: MMRVKLRRKRIESGHKNVRNFVKGIGISESYYYKIEQGIRTPDIELGKKIADKLDSTVDDIFFDDDLDETSRLKQEAI, translated from the coding sequence ATGATGAGAGTCAAGTTACGACGTAAGCGCATCGAAAGTGGTCATAAGAACGTGAGAAACTTTGTTAAGGGCATCGGTATCTCCGAATCTTATTACTATAAGATCGAGCAAGGTATCCGCACTCCAGATATTGAGCTAGGTAAAAAAATTGCGGACAAGCTAGACAGCACCGTTGATGATATTTTTTTTGATGACGACTTGGACGAAACGTCCAGATTAAAACAGGAGGCGATCTAA
- a CDS encoding helix-turn-helix domain-containing protein, with protein MSFGKRLTQLRKREKMSREDLGNKLGISYSTVAKYETGQREPDFDKLQAISSLFDVTMDYLLNEEYPPKLSNVELLVREASDQGIDIGFYNIKDWELLTEEDVEDMRKHIEFLVAKRRQMQNGDD; from the coding sequence ATGAGCTTCGGTAAACGACTTACTCAATTAAGAAAGCGAGAGAAAATGTCTAGAGAAGATTTAGGCAATAAGCTTGGGATTAGTTACTCTACTGTAGCTAAATACGAAACAGGTCAACGCGAGCCTGACTTTGATAAATTGCAAGCTATCTCTTCATTATTTGACGTAACAATGGATTATTTATTAAACGAGGAATACCCACCCAAACTGTCCAACGTCGAACTACTAGTAAGAGAAGCATCTGACCAAGGCATAGACATTGGCTTCTATAACATAAAAGATTGGGAACTTTTGACTGAGGAAGACGTAGAAGATATGAGAAAGCACATTGAGTTTCTCGTAGCCAAGCGTCGACAAATGCAGAACGGCGACGATTGA
- a CDS encoding DUF4352 domain-containing protein codes for MKKLSLGLGAITLATVLVACGESNVSQVETENEVNAAENVNETATNGEVNEEPSNEEEPANEPANEPEEEEVVEETVTVGDTMNFDGLEITLNDAYTSQGGDFEEPSNDHFLVLDMTIANTTDEAANVSTFLQMSVQDDESFTHDPTIMLEAAGSLDGEIGPGRDNRGEVAFDVNASETYEFIFENPFTSGQAIWTIEGVE; via the coding sequence ATGAAGAAATTGTCACTTGGGTTAGGCGCTATTACACTGGCGACTGTACTCGTAGCTTGTGGAGAGTCAAACGTTTCACAGGTGGAAACAGAAAATGAAGTTAATGCTGCAGAAAACGTAAACGAAACAGCAACAAACGGCGAAGTGAACGAGGAGCCTTCTAATGAAGAGGAACCAGCTAACGAGCCGGCAAATGAGCCAGAAGAGGAAGAAGTAGTTGAAGAAACAGTTACAGTCGGAGATACAATGAACTTTGACGGCTTAGAAATCACACTAAACGATGCATATACATCACAAGGCGGAGATTTCGAAGAGCCATCTAACGATCATTTCCTTGTTTTAGATATGACGATTGCTAACACGACTGACGAAGCAGCAAACGTTTCTACGTTCCTTCAAATGAGCGTACAAGACGACGAGAGCTTTACACACGATCCAACGATCATGCTTGAGGCGGCTGGATCACTCGATGGAGAGATCGGACCAGGACGCGATAATCGCGGAGAAGTAGCATTCGACGTGAACGCATCAGAAACATACGAATTTATTTTCGAGAACCCATTTACATCAGGCCAAGCGATCTGGACGATCGAAGGCGTAGAATAA
- a CDS encoding ImmA/IrrE family metallo-endopeptidase produces MYTHTHREDYVFKMYKRLGIYRAQDINEEWIAKQLRIYIKHIDRPSHFARDGRFKAILLDSRVDRKQRRMEFMHELGHLLRSADGFNYLAPELRNYLEWDARHFEFYAAMPYPMMRQYDLNDCDIINTLSDDFVVPHHYVEDKLTFIKQKQQQYARVTF; encoded by the coding sequence ATGTACACGCATACGCACAGAGAGGACTATGTATTTAAAATGTATAAGCGTTTGGGTATATACCGAGCGCAGGATATAAACGAAGAGTGGATCGCTAAGCAGTTGCGCATCTACATTAAACATATAGACAGACCGTCTCACTTTGCCCGTGACGGGAGATTTAAGGCGATCCTATTAGATAGTCGGGTAGACCGTAAACAGCGCAGGATGGAGTTTATGCACGAGTTAGGACACCTCTTACGATCGGCAGATGGATTTAATTACTTAGCACCCGAACTACGCAACTACTTGGAGTGGGATGCACGTCACTTTGAATTTTACGCAGCTATGCCCTATCCGATGATGCGCCAATATGATCTAAATGACTGTGACATCATTAATACGTTATCGGATGATTTCGTGGTCCCTCATCACTACGTCGAGGACAAGCTCACGTTCATCAAGCAAAAGCAACAACAATATGCACGGGTAACTTTCTAA
- a CDS encoding tyrosine-type recombinase/integrase, with protein MYIRKITTKSGEERWQCTGEGPPDPVTGKRRQVVRRDKGKTKAKQKVLDALAALKLSGEDRTEIGRKISFKEVADEWIKNYAMTGVKRGTIRIREDELNILFKRIGSQAIGSISHASYQSLINKLAKDYALNTIQGVHITANMVFKFAKNDGLIKKKPTDDIKMPKIRKTVEDLENDDIDEAYLETDELSEFLEVVRHDGLNLDLERFYLLAFTGLRTGELCALKWSDVDFTANTIRVTKSIFSERNNMKIYVLETPKTSGSVRTIQVESEIMSLLSTLKRDQQKQKMKYMHFTDDYHDANFVFCREDGYPYLQGNLVLRMKRLIKKSSITKHATPHILRHTHISMLTEAGVDIATIMERVGHEKMETTMKIYTHVTKKMKKDASDKVRSLHLDALSQLKSDIM; from the coding sequence ATGTATATTCGCAAGATAACGACGAAGTCCGGCGAAGAACGTTGGCAGTGTACTGGCGAGGGTCCTCCTGATCCGGTTACAGGCAAGAGGCGCCAGGTTGTGAGGCGTGACAAAGGGAAAACTAAAGCGAAACAAAAGGTACTTGATGCACTAGCTGCCTTAAAACTATCTGGTGAGGATCGGACGGAGATCGGACGCAAGATCTCTTTTAAAGAGGTAGCCGATGAGTGGATAAAGAATTATGCCATGACAGGCGTGAAGCGTGGGACCATACGAATAAGAGAGGACGAATTGAACATCCTATTTAAACGGATAGGCTCTCAAGCTATTGGCTCGATCTCACATGCTAGTTATCAGTCGCTGATTAACAAATTAGCAAAGGACTATGCACTTAATACAATCCAAGGCGTACACATCACAGCAAACATGGTATTTAAGTTCGCCAAGAATGATGGTCTAATCAAGAAAAAGCCTACGGATGATATAAAGATGCCCAAGATCCGTAAGACTGTAGAGGATTTAGAAAACGATGATATCGATGAGGCCTACCTAGAAACAGATGAGCTTAGCGAGTTTTTGGAGGTTGTAAGACATGATGGCTTGAACCTTGATTTAGAGAGGTTTTACCTCCTAGCCTTTACGGGACTGAGAACTGGAGAGTTATGTGCGTTAAAGTGGAGTGACGTGGACTTTACTGCGAATACGATCCGTGTGACGAAGTCCATTTTTAGCGAGCGAAACAATATGAAGATCTATGTATTAGAGACCCCTAAAACAAGTGGATCCGTAAGGACGATACAAGTAGAGTCCGAGATCATGTCATTGCTCTCTACTCTTAAGCGTGACCAGCAAAAGCAAAAGATGAAGTATATGCACTTTACAGACGACTATCACGACGCTAACTTTGTCTTTTGCCGAGAAGACGGCTATCCATATTTGCAAGGAAACCTTGTGTTGCGTATGAAACGACTAATCAAGAAGTCCAGCATCACAAAACACGCTACTCCTCACATCCTGCGTCACACCCATATCAGCATGCTAACGGAGGCAGGTGTGGATATCGCAACGATCATGGAGAGGGTCGGCCACGAGAAAATGGAGACCACGATGAAGATATACACACATGTCACGAAGAAGATGAAAAAGGACGCCTCGGATAAAGTGAGATCACTCCATCTAGACGCCCTTTCCCAGTTGAAATCAGATATTATGTGA
- a CDS encoding peptidoglycan recognition protein family protein translates to MNIVDRGFKIGNVAAMTPSAVRGVIIHHFGAPFSYTIENAQRDHSDVRRNSAGISSGIGYNGLVDTDGTKVQGRMFRQGAHARGYNGNHFGIATPGNFNSAKPSDVVLESMAEFTAWVLKQANLPVNATTVRGHRDVGSTDCPGRNFDMVDFRRRVQKYMGVTNVSAKPNNEPSAWAKATWEKATKAGIVDGNRPQEPVTRQEMAAMFDRAGLLDK, encoded by the coding sequence ATGAATATCGTTGATAGAGGGTTTAAGATCGGCAACGTAGCTGCCATGACACCATCAGCCGTAAGAGGCGTCATTATACACCACTTTGGCGCTCCCTTTAGCTATACCATTGAGAACGCTCAACGTGACCATAGTGATGTGCGCCGCAACAGCGCTGGCATAAGCTCTGGTATTGGTTATAATGGTTTAGTTGATACAGATGGGACAAAGGTGCAAGGGAGAATGTTTAGGCAAGGGGCGCACGCTAGAGGATATAACGGCAATCACTTTGGTATCGCAACACCCGGCAACTTTAATAGCGCGAAGCCAAGCGATGTTGTGCTCGAGAGTATGGCAGAGTTTACAGCGTGGGTATTAAAGCAAGCTAACCTACCAGTAAACGCTACAACGGTACGAGGTCACAGGGATGTCGGTTCAACCGACTGCCCAGGTCGCAACTTTGACATGGTAGATTTTCGCAGACGAGTACAAAAATATATGGGGGTGACTAATGTGAGTGCAAAACCAAATAACGAACCATCAGCGTGGGCTAAAGCGACATGGGAAAAAGCAACGAAGGCAGGCATTGTAGACGGAAACAGACCGCAAGAGCCTGTAACTCGTCAAGAAATGGCTGCTATGTTTGATCGAGCAGGGTTATTGGACAAATAA
- a CDS encoding phage holin, translating to MKINWKVRFKNPYFLAAIAGLIAMILGDFGLSTEAYWRYVEYLSYIAVTLGVINDPVVRGIGDSKRALNYKEPREDK from the coding sequence ATGAAGATAAATTGGAAAGTACGATTTAAGAACCCTTATTTTTTGGCAGCGATAGCAGGTTTAATTGCAATGATATTAGGAGACTTCGGACTATCAACAGAGGCGTACTGGCGCTATGTGGAGTACCTCAGTTATATTGCCGTGACACTTGGGGTCATAAACGATCCAGTCGTGAGGGGTATTGGCGACAGCAAACGAGCCCTTAACTACAAAGAGCCAAGGGAGGATAAATAG
- a CDS encoding siphovirus ReqiPepy6 Gp37-like family protein codes for MRKPIRVIDQSFLFLGDVDLYESLKLTRRFYTAGELEVKINRHKKGADLLKMDRIVFIQNQLHKAYLIRSVESELDQAGKITENIIVRAQHVLGFLSRVLTLPPTGRSYDYVNSNAETIIKTYIDNNVINSPIEANNNPILQLAPDEGRGTQTIYQTRFKNLLDECADIADFGGIGMRASVNFDAEKVILDVAEGVDRTADQDEVKPVIFSPDPTYRSLKAANYFESNWNFRNVAIVAGQGEGIDRTIVEVDQSEGGERYEVFVDARDVEEEDEDGEPIPEQDIIDTLVARGEQALNDLRQEVYFEGEALRKSSFVYEVDYDLGDIVTIQVKEWGISFNDRIVECVETYSQSGFDLDLKFGKTIQTTAETIKKLINRSTVEART; via the coding sequence ATGCGCAAGCCAATACGAGTTATCGACCAGTCATTTTTATTTTTAGGTGACGTGGATCTATATGAGTCATTAAAGCTCACAAGGCGCTTTTATACAGCTGGTGAGTTAGAGGTAAAAATTAATCGTCACAAAAAAGGTGCGGATCTACTCAAGATGGATCGCATCGTCTTTATCCAAAACCAACTCCATAAAGCGTATCTAATCCGTAGTGTCGAGAGCGAGCTAGATCAAGCAGGTAAAATCACCGAAAACATCATTGTCCGAGCGCAGCATGTGCTTGGTTTTTTGTCGCGTGTGCTTACGTTGCCACCTACCGGGCGCTCTTACGATTATGTTAACAGTAACGCCGAGACGATTATCAAGACGTACATCGACAACAACGTGATTAACTCGCCTATTGAGGCTAATAACAATCCCATCTTACAACTAGCTCCTGACGAGGGGAGAGGTACACAGACGATCTACCAAACACGTTTTAAAAACTTGTTAGACGAGTGCGCGGACATTGCTGATTTTGGTGGAATTGGAATGAGAGCATCGGTTAATTTTGACGCTGAAAAGGTTATTTTAGACGTCGCTGAGGGTGTCGACCGCACCGCAGACCAAGATGAGGTAAAGCCTGTTATCTTTTCTCCTGATCCTACCTATCGCAGTTTAAAGGCGGCCAACTACTTTGAAAGCAACTGGAACTTTCGTAACGTTGCAATCGTTGCAGGGCAGGGTGAGGGCATTGATCGTACGATCGTCGAGGTGGACCAATCGGAAGGTGGCGAACGTTACGAGGTCTTTGTCGATGCGCGAGACGTGGAAGAAGAGGACGAGGACGGTGAGCCAATACCTGAGCAAGATATCATTGATACACTAGTCGCGCGAGGTGAGCAAGCTCTTAATGACTTACGGCAAGAGGTTTATTTTGAGGGCGAAGCATTGCGCAAAAGCTCTTTTGTCTATGAGGTCGATTACGACTTAGGTGATATTGTGACAATACAGGTTAAGGAATGGGGCATCTCGTTTAATGACCGCATTGTGGAGTGTGTCGAAACCTACTCGCAAAGTGGGTTTGATCTTGATTTAAAGTTTGGCAAGACAATCCAAACAACAGCAGAAACGATAAAAAAGCTAATCAATCGCAGTACAGTTGAGGCGAGGACGTAA